The Girardinichthys multiradiatus isolate DD_20200921_A chromosome 11, DD_fGirMul_XY1, whole genome shotgun sequence DNA window tgtctctgctgagtctgctgcccccgcgacccggtcccggataagcggaagacgacgagtacgagaaacAAATAAGCATTAACATTACAAATGTTGACTCATAATTTTGAGTTAGGTGGTGATAAAAGGCGTTTTGTTCTTCAGTATATCAAAGAAAGATGTTTCTATAATATTTAAAACTGGTAAATCCACAAAACATTTGTGTCTCTGCCAAAGCCTTCAGCCAtaactttaaaacctttttattaagGTGACATGAAACTGTCTTTACTTCTTATGATTTCTGTAATAATCATATCTTTTCTACCGGAATTTATGAGGCCATTCATACCGTATGAAGGTGGTGGCGGCATGGATGCCAGGTCAACCCCTCCGTTAGGAGAACTCTGCATTCCCATCATATCTTCCTCTTccatctcctcctcttcctcgggaacatcatcatcatctcccAGTGGACCGCACTCTCCAGTGCTCTGGTCGTCTTCGTCCATCTCAAGAATCTGAAGAACTATCTTCTCCGTTTGAGTGAGGTCTCGGGAAAGACGTGAGTTCAGACCTCTGTTGGGAACAGTCCCTGAGCGCATGGCTGCCACTTTGCGTTTGGTGTCACACTTTAGGTCAGACCACTTCTTGATGACCTCTATGACCTCACGTTGGCACTCCCCAATCTCGTTGACACGTGCAGTTATCTCTGCCCAGATGCGCTTCTTTGCATCGGTTGGTATTCCTCGGTTGAATTTGCCTTTAAAAAGACAGAACAGCAAGATTTATTTTAGCTTCAAAGCTCACAGGACTGAAGATTAAACCTAACTACACTCTCTGGTCATTAAAAGGAGAACGGTGAGAGGCAGCTGAATAGCAAACACGTACCCACAACAACCGAACGATTCTTCCTCACTTCATCCAGCAGCACGTGGACTTCACTGAAAGAAAATCGAGCTTTTCTCTTCTTAAAGCGGATGGCACTGTCATGGTTGTAGTATACTGGCGAGGACATCCTCTCCACCCAGTCTTAATATATACCCAGCTGCTGTGTGGTCTCTGTAAGGTTTCCCCAGTGGTGTCCAAAGGGAGCTACAGTCTGCTGGACAACACAGAAAGAGAAATGTTGGTTAAGTTCATCACTCAGACAGTGGATATAAAGAGTGTAACACCTCAGTTAAAACAACAGGGTTTTGGGATGTATATCAAATTAGACAGCAACAAATAATGCCACATCTTcttccacctttaatgtgacatatctcgtacaattcaactgaaattCAGCAGATGTTAGACGTTATAACCACCGCTGCTCCCAACACACTCCatgtttacatccctgctgttttTGTAGTTTCTTTCACTTATTGTGGTCTgctatttatacatttttgtacaCTTCTTGAATCaccctactcagttgcacatttctttcaATCTGActatgctatttttaataactgtacggtattttttcttatgttatttatcccttactgtacagtctgtaattctttttgtgtttgttttttacctttgtgtgcaTCTGCATGCTTCCAATGGGCTGCTGGTACACCTCAATGTCCCCACTGTGAGACAATGAAGAATCTATtgtaaaaaacaatcaaatctgTCTCTGGATTTGGATCCATATGCTTGGACTCATCATGATTATGAAAAATTTTAAACCCTCCTGATCTCCAGCTTTCTAAGAGAGAACTGAAAGTTTCTGACCAAAACTGACAGCAGCTTCACACTGTTCATAATCTATCTACTGACAAAACCCTCAGTTCCATCAGAAGAAATTCCGGAGCCTAACGCTCCCACAAACATGTTTCCCTGCAGTGTTGTTTTTTATGCTAAAGTTGCTTTGCAAGCATATATCCAGACGTGCAGAATATTGTGGACACATGCAGAACATCACCAGTACGTGTGAGAAAGTCCTGCAGCTCTTTGAGCGCTATTGTACCTCCTGGGAGATCTCCATTATCCTGATGTAAAACGCTCTGATGACAGATGACTTTCTAAAATGAAAACCTTTTCATTTGTAAGCTCTCTGCAACTTCTGCCTTTGGCTAAAGGATCCAAATGAGATCCACTTTGACTGGTCGCAGGTGGGAACTCAAAAACACTTATGCAGTTGAGGTTGAACCTTTTTATGTACTTTTCCCCACAAGAAAGACTTTTGGGTTTTCTCTTGCAAATTTACAGGTTGTATGTTAAATTAAATGTGATGAGTATAAAAGGCCTTAATTTTTTAATAAGCAAAAATGACTTTAACAGGGATGCAGGAGCACAAACGGTTGACTGGTTTTCAGATTGTGCAGAGCTGATGGAATTTAACAGTGGGGACATATGTTGAGGCTCGGGAACCAACCGAGGATTGTTTGGCTTTACCCAATGAATAAACGTGCATGAACAGTTTAACTGTAAGCTTAGATCAAACATGGGAGTATTAAGACAGAGTCGTTAGCTCTGTCAGAGGCTCGGAACAATGGACGGCGATTTAAACATGGGACAGCGCACATACATGCAGTCATGTGTCTGGTTTTAAGAGcatgtttttattcttcttgGTTAGAAGCAATGTGGCTTATTTGGcttcattcataaaaacaataaacacaaaGCAGGCGTTCGTTTTCTGTTGCACAACAGCAGCCCACCAAGCTAGCTCCCTCCACTGTAGGCTAGCTGCCTTACCTAACAGCTAATGCAGCAATTCCCGCCTGCAACCACACTTCTTATTGTCTGTGCTAATCACAGGGATGGCTAGAAGGCGACTGACTTACCCTCGACACAAAGAAGGCACAATTTTAATCAGAGACGTGAGAAACACTTCCTTATCCACAGGATAGCAATAGTCAAGCTAGCCCGCGTGCCGCTAACATTGTGCAAATTATTTCCGGTTAACATCAGTGGCTGACAAAGTAAAgctcaattaaattaaaacatctaTCGGATGCTACTCCTATTCGTTTATAGTGTTGTTTTCCAGGGAAATTGATGAAAAATAACACCGCCTTCTACATTTATCCTTTCTGCCTTAAATATGTCCAGTAAAATCTGATTTTCCCCACTGGTTTGAAgtgtcttttattttgaaggaacGCTCCGAATTCAACCAAGGCTCTTTATTCCACTCGGCTCATAAATACTCTTGGTGATTTTCATTCAACAGTTTGATGTTTGAGAGGAAGCttgtcaaaaataataataaatcccCGGAGACAAGGGGACTACGtactgggtccgggggctggtatcggcacctggaccagGGAGTATAGAGTATATATGGGGAGTGTACGACGACTATTGTAGTTTGTCTTTGCAGTGGGTGGATGTGAGTGtgatccatggctggatctgctcgggcgtagacggtTGAAAAAGCAAATAATAGGAAGCACgaaagaggtggggcaaaaaggaaaaggggggagaaaagaatggaggtgTTGTGCCGTAAAGTGATGATCTTGTGCCGTAAAGTGATGGTCTGCCAAAAACTGATCGGGTAAAATCGGGGGCGTCCCCGCGACGGAGCGAGCAGCGAGAGGGGGAGGAGCTTGCCGCAGGAGTCCACCCAGCCAGCTGcgtgaagctgacaccccacccacttgaaaaattccagcaaatagaCAGCTTGTCAGCTGAGTGTCTGGTTTTCAGAGTTCTTTCTCGGTGGTTTAGCTCTTGAAGTcaacaaaagaaagacaaataaaacagttatatTTGTATGGTCACTATTACAGCATAGGTGCATCTCGTTTATCCTTTTCTTCTTATAAAACTTGCGACGTTCTCACTGTGAAAGTGTCTAACAATTCACTTTTTGAAGCtgtgttgtttatatttttgatttGGGCATATAAATGTGTTCATAGATGTTGATAGATTCTGAAGTGATAGCATTGAATAAGTTATTTGTAAGGAATATCTTGGTTGTGATCTCTGGAAAAGGTTTCTGTTATATAGCTGAAGTGAGACCAGGACTACCAggtatgtaaaaataaagaatagatCTTTTGTGGGTGTCTGTCACTTTTTGATGAGTGAAACTGTCCTATGTCAGCCATTTTTGGGGTATTTAACAGCTGCTTGATTGGGTTGTGTTTTGTAggttctttttttgtgtgtgtgtttggcagGCAGGTGGGTTAATATGCCCAATCACCTGAACTCCGCCCATCTCCAGTTGACCCACGcattaacaaacaaacaaacagcatcttacATCTTACAAACCAGCCCAATTTCATTTATGGCTCCTACACATGGGTCATAGAAGAAGCTGTAATTTTGGCAATTTTGCACAGAGTGCATTCTGAGAGGTCTGTGAAATTCAGCTCATCAGTAAAACAGAGTTATTTAGggcagaaattacatttcattagTCAAGACATATTGGCCATAATAATTTtttagcagagaaaaacatagAAGGCGTGAAACCGACACTTTCACAGTGAGAACGTCGCAAGTTTTATAAGAAGAAAAGGATAAACGAGACGCACCTGTGCTGTAATAGTGACCATACAAatataactgttttatttgtctttcttttgttgACTTCAAGAGCTAAACCACCGAGAAAGAACTCTGAAAACCAGACACTCAGCTGACAGGCTGGGTGGACTCCTGCGGCAAGCTCCTCCCCTTCTCACTGCTCGCTCCGTCGCGGGGACGCGCCCGATTTTACCCGATCAGTTTTTGGCAGACCATCACTTTACGGCACAAGATCATTACATTACGGCACAAcacctccattcttttctccccccttttcctttttgcctcaCCTCTTTCGTGCTTCCTATTATTtgcttttcgtttctgtctccgtaacaattgaaataatcccaaacagtttctaataaagtttgttttataaatatcaagcagagcattaatgCGTTAGCCGTAAGtaaatgaaagtaaatctgttgggttttACACAataattctgagcgctactctgctgaACAGGacactgtttaaaataataataataataaagcaaataaagtaCAAGGTAAAAGTAATTAtggaaaaagatgaaaataaaacaccttgATGTGCTAATGGTGACTTCTGAATGGCAAGAAACTTAGCCCCAACGAAAGGGATGCGATCTCATTGAAGATGGGGAGGGAAATGGGCCTAAATACGGAGCTCACAAACTCAGTAGTCTTGAACACGGGAGTTAAAATAAGTCAAATATCTGTAAGATACTGGTCTGTAAGATCCACATAAAAGCTTCTCTTGAGCTGGGCTCAAGAGAAGCAGTGATGGAGTACTGAATGGAGAATGAATCAAAGTGTATTCAGTGTTGAATCTCTAATCTGCATTGAACCTGTGAAGTGACAAGACTTCAGGAGTGCAGCTGTAAAAAGGTAGTGACTAATATTACCACTATAGTAAACACACACATGGAGATCCTGGAGACGTTTCTCATTCTGTGGATGGAAAGCTGGTTCACTGCTGATCAGAACTGTACTGATTGTCaggtgttaggaataacctttattaatatgcttatagctgttttcatttatactataatgaaataaagtataagttctaatgtttcccttttgttacaataggataagaatgctcatcgacacacattacaaggagaaatggcccaaggtttgtcatgaatgacctgaagctgtggcactggggttgatagtggagcaaccggtataactggtttgattagaaagcctcaacacacttagattaaggatggacacccgctactacacaacctaacatagacaccacaatggtgacatatATTCTACTGATAATCAatgagggagggcacatccattgcattggagtgccagatataaaaactgctatgtgaccttctatcgaggctcttcgtcatcctctaacagacggcaactgtccgag harbors:
- the zgc:153990 gene encoding nuclear apoptosis-inducing factor 1 isoform X1, producing MSSPVYYNHDSAIRFKKRKARFSFSEVHVLLDEVRKNRSVVVGKFNRGIPTDAKKRIWAEITARVNEIGECQREVIEVIKKWSDLKCDTKRKVAAMRSGTVPNRGLNSRLSRDLTQTEKIVLQILEMDEDDQSTGECGPLGDDDDVPEEEEEMEEEDMMGMQSSPNGGVDLASMPPPPSYGDSSQPAYDVQYEVPPREDTETPFGDSDEDQRDDVLPSTQPAKSGIAHQVNNGIHKHAQPQMSSGAPASAPMLPTMGQLPHNSRDSLLQNASLSLQEQHATNMLLETVSRSLELLAESVQQLAETQQEFVRESLQLQRETVQVLRDFTGGAISLMHDKLNGRPAL
- the zgc:153990 gene encoding nuclear apoptosis-inducing factor 1 isoform X2, whose amino-acid sequence is MSSPVYYNHDSAIRFKKRKARFSFSEVHVLLDEVRKNRSVVVGKFNRGIPTDAKKRIWAEITARVNEIGECQREVIEVIKKWSDLKCDTKRKVAAMRSGTVPNRGLNSRLSRDLTQTEKIVLQILEMDEDDQSTGECGPLGDDDDVPEEEEEMEEEDMMGMQSSPNGGVDLASMPPPPSYDTETPFGDSDEDQRDDVLPSTQPAKSGIAHQVNNGIHKHAQPQMSSGAPASAPMLPTMGQLPHNSRDSLLQNASLSLQEQHATNMLLETVSRSLELLAESVQQLAETQQEFVRESLQLQRETVQVLRDFTGGAISLMHDKLNGRPAL